The Burkholderia ambifaria AMMD genome has a segment encoding these proteins:
- a CDS encoding NRAMP family divalent metal transporter, which translates to MNDNESIDSAQQPRSRATTWLRRLGPGLVTGAADDDPSGIGTYSQAGAQFGFELLWSLLLTYPLMTAIQLISARIGRVTGKGLASNMRTHYPPWLLYSTVALLTIANVINIAADLSAMGAAVKLLLHGPQELYVVCLGGVSVVLQIFVPYDRYARLLKWTALTLLAYVAVALIVPVPWHEVGRAIVLPQIQLNAAYLTTVIAVLGTTISPYLFFWQASQEVEELRAAPNQRPLRIMPHQAPAQLRRISVDTWVGMGVSNIIAFFITLTAAATLHMHHIDVKTSADAARALEPVAGHFAYVLFALGIIGTGLLALPVLAGSAAYAAAGTFRWRNSLALRLGVAPEFYGVIALATIGGVAITFMHFDPIRALYWSAVINGVTAVPIMFVMMLMAGSRRIMGEFAVRGVLAWGGWLATSAMVIAAMGVLVPD; encoded by the coding sequence ATGAACGACAACGAGTCCATCGATTCCGCACAACAACCGCGCTCTCGCGCGACCACGTGGCTCCGTCGCCTCGGGCCGGGGCTCGTCACCGGCGCCGCCGACGACGATCCTTCCGGCATCGGTACCTATTCGCAAGCGGGTGCGCAGTTCGGCTTCGAACTGCTGTGGTCGCTGCTGCTGACCTATCCGCTGATGACTGCCATCCAGCTGATCAGCGCGCGCATCGGCCGCGTGACCGGCAAGGGCCTCGCGTCGAACATGCGCACGCACTATCCGCCGTGGCTGCTCTATTCGACCGTCGCGCTGCTGACCATTGCGAACGTGATCAACATCGCGGCCGACCTGTCGGCGATGGGCGCGGCGGTCAAGTTGCTGCTGCACGGCCCGCAAGAGCTCTATGTCGTCTGCCTGGGCGGCGTGTCGGTCGTGCTGCAGATCTTCGTGCCGTACGACCGCTACGCCCGCCTGCTCAAATGGACCGCGCTGACCCTGCTCGCCTATGTCGCGGTCGCGCTGATCGTGCCCGTCCCGTGGCACGAGGTCGGCCGTGCGATCGTGCTGCCGCAGATCCAGTTGAACGCCGCGTACCTGACGACGGTCATCGCCGTGCTCGGCACCACGATCAGCCCTTATCTGTTTTTCTGGCAGGCGTCGCAGGAAGTCGAGGAATTGCGCGCGGCGCCGAACCAGCGACCGCTGCGAATCATGCCTCACCAGGCGCCCGCGCAGTTGCGCCGGATCAGCGTCGATACCTGGGTCGGCATGGGCGTGTCGAACATCATCGCGTTCTTCATCACGCTGACGGCCGCGGCGACGCTCCACATGCATCACATCGACGTGAAGACGTCGGCCGATGCCGCACGGGCACTCGAGCCCGTCGCCGGGCACTTCGCATACGTGCTGTTCGCGCTCGGGATCATCGGCACCGGCCTGCTGGCGCTGCCGGTTCTCGCGGGATCCGCCGCGTATGCGGCCGCGGGCACCTTCCGCTGGCGCAACAGCCTCGCGTTGCGGCTGGGTGTCGCGCCCGAGTTCTACGGCGTGATCGCATTGGCGACCATCGGCGGCGTCGCGATCACGTTCATGCATTTCGACCCGATCCGGGCGCTTTACTGGAGTGCGGTCATCAACGGCGTGACGGCGGTGCCGATCATGTTCGTGATGATGCTGATGGCTGGCAGCAGACGGATCATGGGCGAATTCGCCGTCAGGGGCGTGCTGGCATGGGGCGGCTGGCTCGCGACGTCCGCGATGGTGATCGCGGCGATGGGCGTGCTCGTGCCGGATTGA
- a CDS encoding DUF2252 family protein: MPRMEGGRIVAKKTTGSAKLPACDQRAPILANLRSRKMARSIHTYTRGSAEHFYAWLADHRSGTVPDGPAIWIGGDCHLGNLGPVASKTGEVAVQIRDLDQSVIGNPVHDVLRLGFSLATAARSSDLPGIITWRMIEALADGYEQAFDSRRRDELSHMQRPHEVQIAMKAALHRSWRKLDRQTIMNTAPHIPLGKRFWPLSERERSAILTLFETAPVSTIGAALSRTAHCDAGMKVLDAAFWVKGCSSLGRRRYAVMLDIDDACSDGHPPYLIDIKEARAAKAPKYPGVRMPGDAAQRVLEGARHVSPMLGSRMCAARLDGRAVVMRELMPQDLKLEAERLSEADAVKVARYLALVIGRAHAAQMDDATQRAWRAELRRQRPKTLDAPSWLWKSIIELMAAHEQAYLEHCRRHVLGKAVR; encoded by the coding sequence ATGCCGCGGATGGAAGGAGGACGCATCGTGGCCAAGAAAACCACCGGATCGGCCAAGCTGCCGGCCTGCGACCAGCGCGCGCCCATTCTCGCCAATTTGCGCAGCCGCAAGATGGCGCGCTCGATCCACACCTATACGCGCGGCAGCGCCGAGCACTTTTACGCATGGCTGGCGGACCATCGATCCGGCACCGTGCCCGACGGTCCCGCGATATGGATCGGCGGCGATTGCCATCTCGGCAATCTGGGGCCCGTCGCGTCGAAGACGGGTGAAGTCGCCGTGCAGATTCGCGATCTCGACCAGAGCGTGATCGGCAATCCGGTCCACGATGTGCTGCGTCTGGGGTTCTCGCTCGCCACCGCGGCGCGCAGCTCCGATCTGCCCGGCATCATCACGTGGCGGATGATCGAGGCGCTCGCCGACGGATACGAGCAGGCGTTCGACAGCCGGCGCCGCGACGAACTCAGCCACATGCAACGCCCTCACGAGGTGCAGATCGCGATGAAGGCGGCGCTGCATCGCTCGTGGCGCAAACTCGACCGGCAGACGATCATGAACACCGCGCCGCACATCCCGTTGGGCAAACGCTTCTGGCCGCTGTCGGAACGGGAGCGCAGCGCCATCCTCACGCTGTTCGAAACCGCGCCGGTTTCGACGATCGGCGCAGCGCTCAGCCGCACGGCACATTGCGACGCCGGCATGAAGGTCCTCGACGCCGCGTTCTGGGTGAAGGGCTGCAGCTCGCTGGGCCGACGCCGTTACGCGGTGATGCTCGATATCGACGACGCCTGTTCCGACGGACATCCGCCCTACCTGATCGACATCAAGGAAGCCAGGGCCGCCAAGGCGCCCAAATACCCCGGCGTGCGCATGCCGGGCGATGCCGCACAACGCGTGCTCGAAGGCGCGCGGCACGTGTCGCCGATGCTGGGCAGCCGGATGTGCGCGGCGCGCCTCGACGGGCGCGCCGTCGTGATGCGCGAATTGATGCCGCAGGATCTGAAACTGGAAGCGGAACGGCTGTCGGAGGCCGACGCGGTGAAAGTCGCCCGCTACCTCGCGCTGGTCATCGGCCGCGCGCATGCCGCGCAGATGGACGACGCAACGCAGCGCGCGTGGCGCGCCGAGTTGCGTCGCCAGCGTCCGAAGACCCTCGACGCGCCTTCATGGCTGTGGAAAAGCATCATCGAACTGATGGCCGCGCATGAGCAAGCGTATCTCGAACATTGCCGGCGCCATGTGCTCGGCAAGGCGGTCCGCTGA
- a CDS encoding PPC domain-containing DNA-binding protein, with product MQAHPLRLSPGDDLRAAIEHASRGLRAHAAFVIQGIGSLNVAQLRYAGVDSPTELRGDLEILTLAGSVSPDGAHLHMSVSDAQGRVSGGHVASGCVVRTTAEILLVLLPAHRFSREPDAGTGFNELVIRPDIG from the coding sequence ATGCAAGCCCATCCTCTGCGTCTTTCCCCCGGCGACGATCTGCGCGCCGCCATCGAGCACGCGTCGCGCGGGCTTCGCGCACACGCGGCATTCGTGATCCAGGGCATCGGCAGCCTGAACGTCGCGCAGTTGCGCTATGCCGGCGTCGACTCACCGACCGAACTGCGCGGCGACCTCGAAATCCTGACGCTGGCCGGTTCGGTCTCGCCGGACGGCGCGCACCTGCACATGTCGGTTTCCGACGCGCAAGGCCGCGTATCGGGCGGGCACGTCGCAAGCGGCTGCGTGGTGCGTACGACCGCCGAGATACTGCTCGTGCTGTTGCCCGCGCATCGTTTCTCGCGTGAACCCGACGCGGGCACCGGTTTCAACGAGCTGGTGATTCGCCCGGACATCGGCTGA
- a CDS encoding 2Fe-2S iron-sulfur cluster-binding protein, with protein MSYRIEITTRDGAPFGFDCEPGQDLLAAAAQADITLPSQCRRGSCGACQATVVDGPYEMQAHSADALPADQPGAVLLCRTTPLGDLRVAAPYDRAKVLLQPVPVRTARIAALDAIARDTMRVELQIEPDDAFGVAAEFEAGQFAELEVPGSGLRRPYSLANTSNWDGRLEFLIRLRAGGWFSTYLRERARPGDRLTVRVPMGGFGLFADSLRPRWFVAGGTGLAPILSMLRRMAEYQEMGDARLFFGVNEESELFMLDELERLRAELPQLRVDVCVWRPGVEWTGLRGTPVDALRAALAHAPVLPDVYVCGPPPLVEAAREVAIAAGVPDAQFASERFTV; from the coding sequence ATGAGCTACCGGATCGAGATCACGACGCGTGACGGCGCGCCGTTCGGCTTCGACTGCGAGCCCGGCCAGGATCTGCTCGCGGCGGCGGCGCAAGCCGACATCACGCTGCCGTCGCAATGCCGGCGCGGGAGCTGCGGCGCATGCCAGGCGACCGTCGTCGACGGCCCGTACGAGATGCAGGCGCACAGCGCCGACGCGTTGCCGGCCGACCAGCCTGGCGCGGTATTGCTGTGCCGGACGACGCCGCTCGGCGATCTGCGGGTTGCGGCGCCGTACGACCGCGCCAAGGTGCTGCTGCAGCCGGTGCCCGTGCGCACGGCGCGGATCGCCGCGCTCGACGCGATCGCGCGCGACACGATGCGCGTCGAACTGCAGATCGAGCCCGACGACGCGTTCGGCGTGGCGGCGGAGTTCGAAGCCGGCCAGTTCGCGGAGCTGGAAGTGCCGGGCAGCGGCCTGCGCCGGCCCTATTCGCTCGCGAACACGAGTAACTGGGATGGCCGGCTGGAGTTCCTGATCCGGCTGCGGGCGGGCGGCTGGTTCTCGACCTATCTGCGCGAACGCGCGCGGCCCGGCGATCGGCTGACCGTGCGTGTGCCGATGGGCGGGTTCGGCCTGTTCGCCGACAGCCTGCGGCCGCGCTGGTTCGTCGCGGGCGGCACGGGCCTCGCGCCGATTCTGTCGATGCTGCGGCGCATGGCCGAGTATCAGGAGATGGGCGACGCGCGGCTGTTCTTCGGCGTCAATGAGGAAAGCGAACTGTTCATGCTCGACGAACTGGAACGCTTGCGGGCCGAGTTGCCGCAGTTGCGGGTCGATGTGTGCGTATGGCGGCCCGGCGTGGAATGGACCGGGCTGCGCGGTACGCCGGTCGACGCGTTGCGCGCGGCGCTGGCGCACGCGCCGGTGCTGCCGGACGTCTACGTCTGTGGGCCGCCGCCGCTCGTCGAAGCTGCGCGGGAAGTCGCGATCGCCGCCGGCGTGCCGGACGCGCAGTTCGCGAGCGAACGGTTCACCGTGTAA
- the hcp gene encoding hydroxylamine reductase: MFCYQCEQTDRTGARPGCASAKGNCGKDSTTADLQDLLVHAVKGIAQYGAIARTMGVPDREAERFVLYAMFTTLTNVNFHAARFVALLREAAQTRDRVKAACEAHARAAGTAVPVLHGPAEWQPADDLAGLLKQAASVGIDAGLDTVGADIVGLRALVLYGLKGVCAYAHHAQVLGYERDDIYEGVDAALAFLAGNPADVDALLAHALDLGRLNLTVMELLDNANTGRFGVQQPSAVRVSPVAGKAILVSGHDLGDLHALLEQTAGTGIQVYTHGEMLPAHAYPSLKAFPHLAGNYGGAWQDQQSDFARFPGPILMTSNCIIEPLPQYRQRIFTTGPVGWPGVRHLEHHDFPTLIRAAQALPGFQATAPEQTITVGFGRHAVLGVADKVIDAVKAGQIRHFFLIGGCDGAAPGRNYYTEFAEQAPDDTVVMTLGCNKYRFNRHAFGDIGGIPRLLDIGQCNDSYSAIRIATALADAFECGVNDLPLSLVISWFEQKAAAVLLTLLALGIRNIRLGPTLPAFVTPGVLAVLVDQFGIQPIGDAGADLAAALARRAA; this comes from the coding sequence GTGTTTTGCTATCAATGCGAACAGACCGACCGGACCGGCGCGCGGCCCGGCTGTGCATCGGCGAAAGGCAATTGCGGCAAGGATTCGACGACGGCCGACCTGCAGGACCTGCTGGTTCATGCGGTGAAGGGCATTGCGCAGTACGGCGCGATCGCGCGCACGATGGGCGTGCCCGATCGCGAAGCCGAGCGCTTCGTGCTGTACGCGATGTTCACCACGCTGACCAACGTGAACTTCCATGCGGCGCGCTTCGTCGCGCTGCTGCGTGAAGCCGCGCAGACGCGCGATCGCGTGAAGGCCGCCTGCGAAGCGCACGCACGCGCCGCCGGCACGGCGGTGCCGGTGCTGCACGGGCCGGCCGAGTGGCAGCCGGCGGACGATCTGGCGGGCTTGCTGAAGCAGGCGGCGAGCGTCGGCATCGACGCGGGCCTCGACACGGTGGGCGCGGATATCGTCGGGCTGCGCGCGCTGGTGCTGTACGGCCTGAAGGGCGTGTGCGCGTATGCGCATCATGCGCAGGTGCTCGGCTACGAGCGCGACGACATCTACGAAGGCGTCGACGCGGCGCTCGCATTCCTCGCGGGCAATCCCGCCGACGTCGACGCACTGCTCGCGCATGCGCTCGATCTCGGCCGGCTGAACCTGACGGTGATGGAACTGCTCGACAACGCGAACACCGGCCGCTTCGGCGTGCAACAGCCGAGCGCCGTGCGCGTGTCGCCGGTGGCGGGCAAGGCGATCCTCGTGTCGGGCCACGATCTGGGCGATCTGCACGCGCTGCTCGAACAGACGGCGGGCACCGGCATCCAGGTCTACACGCATGGCGAAATGCTGCCGGCTCACGCGTATCCGTCGCTGAAGGCTTTCCCGCATCTGGCCGGCAACTACGGCGGCGCATGGCAGGACCAGCAGAGCGACTTCGCGCGTTTCCCCGGGCCGATCCTGATGACGTCCAACTGCATCATCGAGCCGCTGCCGCAATACCGGCAGCGCATCTTCACGACGGGGCCGGTCGGCTGGCCGGGCGTGCGCCATCTCGAACATCACGATTTCCCGACGCTGATCCGTGCCGCCCAGGCGCTGCCGGGCTTCCAGGCCACGGCGCCGGAGCAGACCATCACCGTCGGGTTCGGCCGGCATGCGGTGCTGGGCGTCGCCGACAAGGTGATCGACGCGGTGAAGGCCGGGCAGATCCGCCACTTCTTCCTGATCGGCGGCTGCGACGGCGCGGCGCCGGGGCGTAATTACTACACCGAGTTCGCGGAACAGGCGCCCGACGATACGGTCGTGATGACGCTCGGCTGCAACAAGTACCGGTTCAACCGGCACGCGTTCGGCGATATCGGCGGCATCCCGCGCCTGCTCGACATCGGGCAGTGCAATGACAGCTATTCGGCGATCCGGATCGCGACCGCGCTCGCCGATGCGTTCGAATGCGGCGTGAACGACCTGCCGCTGTCGCTCGTCATCTCGTGGTTCGAACAGAAGGCAGCGGCCGTGCTGCTGACGCTGCTCGCGCTCGGCATCCGCAACATCCGGCTCGGGCCGACGCTGCCCGCGTTCGTCACGCCGGGCGTGCTCGCGGTGCTGGTCGATCAGTTCGGAATCCAGCCGATCGGCGACGCCGGCGCGGACCTCGCCGCGGCGCTCGCGCGCCGGGCGGCATGA
- a CDS encoding DUF3079 domain-containing protein, whose translation MAKKFPLHPVHPERICWGCDNYCPTQSMRCGNGSSRTQHPSELLGDDWYRYGDWGIACADADDASAPSAPSPEAGGQS comes from the coding sequence ATGGCCAAGAAATTTCCGCTGCATCCCGTGCATCCGGAGCGGATCTGCTGGGGATGCGACAACTATTGCCCGACGCAGTCGATGCGTTGCGGCAACGGCTCCAGCCGGACCCAGCACCCGAGCGAACTGCTCGGCGACGACTGGTATCGATACGGCGACTGGGGCATCGCATGCGCGGATGCCGACGACGCAAGCGCACCGTCCGCACCGTCGCCTGAAGCCGGCGGGCAATCCTAG
- a CDS encoding MFS transporter: MSTFDNVVAGRATMEAAASTPGAIIARLERLPANAMQIRARVLIGTATFFDGFDVITIAATLPLLIHKWGLSPTQIGMLIASGAIGQLIGAFLFPALAEKHGRVKAIAWSSAVIGITSIACGFAPTFEIFVLLRILQGLGLGGELPVAATYINEITRAHGRGRFVLLYEIVFPIGLLVSMALGAWLVPRFGWEIMYFVGGLPLILALVLTRLVPESPRWLASRGRLAEAGRAVGVFEASVRGELPPATQAAAFDEMVRQHPKRRMSDLFSAAYRKRTLAVATLWATCGFIQYGLSTWLPTIYKNFYHAPLQLALNLAVIGSVMGVLGSLASALLVDKLGRKPVIVWSFVLCALSLALAGVYHASSVYVVAIFCSLSLGLMASGFITAYVYTPEQYPTSIRASGCGLGSAWLKIASFAAPMIVPHAIIGGNLAPAFYLIGVVPLIAALTVHFVGIETKGKVLEALEA, from the coding sequence ATGAGCACTTTCGACAACGTCGTGGCCGGCAGGGCCACGATGGAAGCTGCCGCCTCCACGCCCGGCGCGATCATCGCGCGGCTCGAGCGGCTTCCGGCCAACGCGATGCAGATCCGAGCGCGCGTGCTGATCGGCACCGCGACGTTCTTCGACGGCTTCGACGTGATCACGATCGCGGCGACGCTGCCGCTGCTGATTCACAAGTGGGGGCTGTCGCCGACGCAGATCGGCATGCTGATCGCGTCCGGCGCGATCGGCCAGCTGATCGGCGCGTTCCTGTTTCCCGCGCTCGCGGAGAAGCATGGCCGCGTGAAGGCGATCGCGTGGAGTTCCGCCGTGATCGGCATCACCAGCATCGCGTGCGGCTTCGCGCCGACGTTCGAGATCTTCGTGCTGCTGCGGATCCTGCAGGGGCTCGGGCTGGGCGGCGAGCTGCCGGTTGCCGCGACCTACATCAACGAGATCACGCGTGCGCACGGCCGCGGCCGCTTCGTGCTGCTGTACGAGATCGTGTTCCCGATCGGCTTGCTGGTGTCGATGGCGCTCGGCGCGTGGCTCGTGCCGCGGTTCGGCTGGGAAATCATGTACTTCGTCGGGGGGCTGCCGCTGATCCTCGCGCTGGTGCTCACGCGCCTCGTGCCCGAATCGCCGCGCTGGCTCGCGTCGCGCGGGCGGCTCGCGGAAGCCGGGCGTGCGGTGGGCGTGTTCGAGGCATCGGTGCGCGGCGAGCTGCCGCCGGCGACGCAGGCGGCCGCGTTCGACGAGATGGTGCGCCAGCACCCGAAGCGCCGGATGAGCGACCTGTTCAGCGCCGCGTATCGCAAGCGCACGCTCGCGGTGGCGACGCTGTGGGCGACCTGCGGGTTCATCCAGTACGGGTTGTCGACGTGGCTGCCGACGATCTACAAGAACTTCTATCATGCGCCGCTGCAGCTCGCGCTGAATCTCGCGGTGATCGGCTCGGTGATGGGCGTGCTCGGTTCGCTCGCGTCGGCGCTGCTCGTCGACAAGCTCGGCCGCAAGCCGGTGATCGTCTGGTCGTTCGTGCTGTGCGCGCTGTCGCTGGCGCTGGCGGGCGTGTATCACGCGTCGTCGGTGTATGTCGTCGCGATCTTCTGCTCGCTGTCGCTGGGGCTGATGGCATCGGGCTTCATCACCGCGTACGTCTATACGCCGGAGCAGTATCCGACGAGCATCCGCGCGTCCGGCTGCGGGCTCGGCAGCGCATGGCTGAAGATCGCGTCGTTTGCCGCGCCGATGATCGTGCCGCACGCGATCATCGGCGGCAATCTCGCGCCGGCGTTCTACCTGATCGGCGTCGTGCCGCTGATCGCGGCGCTGACCGTCCACTTCGTCGGGATCGAGACGAAGGGCAAGGTGCTGGAGGCGCTGGAGGCATAA
- a CDS encoding NAD(P)/FAD-dependent oxidoreductase yields the protein MTEANTQEQPAPGTVVVIGGGQAAGWVLKTLRAEGFAGRLVMIADEPHLPYERPPLSKAVLAGDADIEAVRVVRPDEFDTLNVEAWQPERAASIDRARRVVKTESGREIEYDRLVIATGGTSRRLPDALVNTSNLHYLRTLDEAAALGEKLRASRRVLVIGGGWIGLEVAATARKLGVEAVVVEGAPRLCGRSVPQIVSDFLLDLHRSNGVDVRLGAALASLDAQPDDASKVRATLADGTTIDADFAVAGIGLALNASLASDAGLALDDGIVVDEFGATSDPAIFACGDVANHHNGWLKRRVRLESWANAQNQAIAAAKAVLGVRAPYAEIPWFWSDQYDVNLQILGDLPADAQLVVRGDLAARRATLFFLGDGHVRGVIAINNARELKLARKWMNQGRAVDTEALADTTKALA from the coding sequence ATGACCGAAGCGAACACACAGGAGCAGCCCGCGCCCGGCACGGTCGTCGTGATCGGCGGCGGCCAGGCCGCCGGCTGGGTGCTGAAGACGCTGCGCGCGGAAGGGTTCGCGGGCCGCCTCGTGATGATCGCCGACGAGCCGCACCTGCCGTACGAGCGTCCGCCGCTGTCGAAGGCCGTGCTGGCCGGCGACGCCGACATTGAGGCCGTGCGCGTCGTGCGTCCGGACGAATTCGACACGCTGAACGTCGAGGCATGGCAGCCGGAACGCGCGGCGTCGATCGACCGTGCGCGCCGCGTGGTGAAAACCGAAAGCGGCCGCGAGATCGAATACGACCGCCTCGTGATCGCGACCGGCGGCACGTCGCGCCGCTTGCCCGATGCGCTCGTCAACACGTCGAACCTGCACTACCTGCGCACGCTTGACGAAGCGGCCGCGCTCGGCGAGAAGCTGCGCGCGAGCCGGCGCGTGCTCGTGATCGGCGGCGGCTGGATCGGCCTCGAGGTCGCGGCAACCGCGCGCAAGCTCGGTGTCGAGGCCGTCGTCGTCGAAGGCGCGCCGCGTCTGTGCGGGCGCTCGGTGCCGCAGATTGTGTCGGACTTCCTGCTCGACCTGCATCGTTCGAACGGTGTCGACGTGCGCCTCGGCGCGGCGCTCGCGTCGCTCGACGCGCAGCCGGACGACGCATCGAAGGTACGCGCGACGCTGGCCGACGGCACGACGATCGACGCCGATTTCGCGGTGGCCGGCATCGGCCTCGCGCTGAACGCGTCGCTCGCGAGCGACGCGGGGCTCGCGCTCGACGACGGCATCGTCGTCGACGAATTCGGCGCGACCAGCGACCCGGCGATCTTCGCGTGCGGCGACGTTGCGAACCATCACAACGGCTGGCTGAAGCGGCGCGTGCGGCTCGAATCGTGGGCGAACGCGCAGAACCAGGCGATCGCGGCCGCGAAGGCCGTGCTCGGCGTGCGTGCGCCGTATGCGGAAATTCCGTGGTTCTGGTCCGATCAGTACGACGTGAACCTGCAGATCCTCGGTGATCTGCCGGCCGATGCGCAGCTCGTCGTGCGCGGCGATCTCGCCGCGCGTCGCGCGACGCTGTTTTTCTTGGGCGATGGGCATGTGAGAGGTGTCATCGCCATCAACAACGCACGCGAGCTGAAGCTCGCACGCAAGTGGATGAACCAGGGCCGGGCAGTGGATACGGAAGCCCTGGCGGACACGACCAAAGCGCTTGCCTGA
- a CDS encoding VOC family protein produces the protein MSILGIEQITYGVDDLATCRRFFADWGLKEVAHDDTRARFETMNGCTVLVVKADDPSLPPAFEAGPTLREVTWGVATRQELDALRTKLAGQPGYYAQDDAVGCIDPNGMAIRIEVTRKRALDITGSPSNVWGQTARVDQPSPIYARAEPVEVGHVVFFTNCLDAQETFYHELLGFETSDRYPGRGAFMRCAPHGGHHDLFLLALPNGKRGLNHVAFTVRDIHEVFGGGMHIDRCGWETQLGPGRHPVSSAYFWYFQNPAGALIEYYADEDVLTPQWQPREFEPGPTVFAEWAVDGGLDGNTRRQKNAKAPEGKFMTERKS, from the coding sequence ATGAGCATCTTGGGTATCGAGCAGATTACGTACGGTGTCGACGACCTCGCGACGTGCCGGCGCTTTTTCGCCGACTGGGGGCTGAAGGAAGTCGCGCACGACGACACGCGCGCACGTTTCGAGACGATGAACGGCTGCACCGTGCTGGTCGTGAAGGCCGACGATCCGTCGCTGCCGCCCGCGTTCGAAGCGGGGCCGACGCTGCGTGAAGTCACGTGGGGCGTCGCGACGCGGCAGGAACTCGACGCGCTGCGCACGAAGCTGGCCGGCCAGCCCGGCTATTACGCACAGGACGATGCGGTGGGCTGCATCGATCCGAACGGGATGGCGATCCGCATCGAGGTGACGCGCAAGCGCGCGCTCGACATCACCGGCTCGCCGTCGAACGTGTGGGGCCAGACGGCGCGCGTCGACCAGCCGAGCCCGATCTATGCGCGCGCCGAGCCGGTCGAGGTCGGGCACGTCGTGTTCTTCACGAACTGCCTCGACGCGCAGGAAACGTTCTATCACGAGCTGCTCGGCTTCGAGACGTCGGACCGCTATCCGGGCCGCGGCGCGTTCATGCGCTGCGCGCCGCACGGCGGTCACCACGACCTGTTCCTGCTCGCGCTGCCGAATGGCAAGCGCGGCCTGAACCACGTCGCGTTCACCGTGCGCGACATCCACGAAGTGTTCGGCGGCGGCATGCACATCGACCGCTGCGGCTGGGAAACGCAGCTCGGCCCGGGGCGTCACCCGGTGTCGTCCGCGTACTTCTGGTACTTCCAGAATCCGGCCGGCGCGCTGATCGAGTACTACGCGGATGAAGACGTGCTGACACCGCAATGGCAGCCGCGCGAATTCGAACCGGGCCCGACCGTGTTCGCCGAATGGGCCGTCGACGGCGGCCTCGACGGCAACACGCGCCGGCAGAAGAACGCGAAGGCGCCGGAAGGCAAGTTCATGACGGAGCGCAAATCATGA